The following proteins are encoded in a genomic region of Oryctolagus cuniculus chromosome 13, mOryCun1.1, whole genome shotgun sequence:
- the BTG2 gene encoding protein BTG2 — protein sequence MTSAQTRGRRRGRSGATTDPTPVPRPPPMGAAPDCPAPGNPKKFAARGKSAQSASGDQTAKLAPRHVPRRPLPAPGAAHDMSHGQRSDMVPEIAAAVGFLSSLLRTRGCVSEQRLKVFSGALQEALTEHYRHHWFPEKPSKGSGYRCIRINHKMDPIISKVASQTGLSQPQLHRLLPSELTLWVDPFEVSYRIGEDGSICVLYEEAPVAASCGLLTCKNQVMLGRSSPSKNYVMAVSS from the exons ATGACCTCAGCGCAGACGAGGGGGCGGAGGCGGGGGCGGAGCGGTGCCACGACGGACCCCACCCCCGTCCCCCGTCCGCCGCCAATGGGCGCCGCCCCCGATTGCCCCGCCCCCGGGAACCCTAAGAAATTCGCGGCCCGGGGGAAGTCCGCGCAGAGTGCGAGCGGCGACCAGACGGCGAAGCTGGCTCCCCGGCACGTCCCGCGGAGacctctccctgctcctggcgCCGCGCACGACATGAGCCACGGGCAGAGAAGCGACATGGTCCCGGAGATCGCCGCCGCTGTGGGCTTCCTCTCCAGCCTCCTGAGGACGCGGGGCTGCGTGAGCGAGCAGAGGCTTAAGGTTTTCAGCGGGGCGCTCCAGGAAGCACTAACAG AGCACTACAGACACCACTGGTTTCCTGAAAAGCCGTCCAAGGGCTCCGGCTACCGCTGCATCCGCATCAACCACAAGATGGACCCGATCATCAGCAAGGTGGCCAGCCAGACCGGActgagccagccccagctgcaccgGCTGCTGCCCAGCGAGCTGACCCTGTGGGTGGACCCCTTTGAGGTGTCCTACCGCATCGGCGAGGACGGCTCCATCTGCGTCCTGTACGAGGAGGCCCCGGTGGCTGCCTCCTGTGGGCTTCTCACCTGCAAGAACCAGGTGATGCTGGGCAGAAGCAGCCCCTCGAAGAACTACGTGATGGCCGTGTCCAGCTAG